Proteins encoded within one genomic window of Dyadobacter chenhuakuii:
- a CDS encoding DNA glycosylase AlkZ-like family protein → MESLVLTIPQVRKIVLEAAGLARKAQFGIGIEAVYRIIDHLGFVQLDTNYVVERAHHHVMAARIPDYQTEWLAELCEDGSIFEYFTSASGFLPMHDFRFTLPIKKAFKAQRKPLTQAETNLMKQILDRAEREESLTVGDFENDRVEASSGWWDWRLRAS, encoded by the coding sequence ATGGAATCTCTTGTTCTGACCATACCACAGGTAAGGAAAATTGTCCTGGAAGCAGCCGGACTGGCCCGCAAAGCGCAATTCGGGATCGGAATCGAAGCTGTTTACCGGATCATTGACCATTTGGGTTTTGTCCAACTGGATACTAATTACGTGGTTGAGCGGGCGCATCATCATGTGATGGCTGCCCGTATCCCCGATTATCAAACAGAATGGCTGGCCGAACTCTGCGAAGATGGAAGCATTTTTGAATATTTCACGTCAGCCTCTGGTTTTCTTCCCATGCATGATTTCCGCTTTACGCTGCCGATTAAAAAGGCATTCAAAGCGCAGCGTAAACCACTTACACAGGCAGAGACAAACCTGATGAAACAGATTCTGGACCGGGCTGAACGCGAGGAGTCGCTCACGGTAGGTGATTTTGAAAATGATCGCGTAGAAGCGAGCTCCGGCTGGTGGGACTGGCGCTTGCGGGCGAGTTGA
- a CDS encoding JAB domain-containing protein codes for MFKILLLNNASRVLGIFEVSKSAISGESADVRIVFVAALKAKRTVIMLACNKFPVRINLVMPINRLRRIPTDTCLHNSR; via the coding sequence GTGTTCAAGATACTGCTATTAAACAATGCCAGCCGAGTGCTGGGTATTTTTGAAGTTTCCAAAAGTGCGATTTCAGGCGAAAGTGCTGATGTAAGGATTGTTTTTGTGGCTGCTTTGAAAGCGAAAAGAACAGTAATTATGCTGGCATGCAATAAGTTTCCAGTCCGCATAAACTTAGTTATGCCAATAAATAGATTACGAAGAATACCTACAGATACCTGTTTACACAATTCACGTTAA
- a CDS encoding type I restriction enzyme HsdR N-terminal domain-containing protein codes for MNEEEIRGKVLLPFLKDLGFDPSEISLEESFTIRLGKNHHIIRGRYDILCKRNNQNLFIIELKSDSIEISHDDIDQGISYARMLVGNIAPFTILTNGKSTRIFDSISRLEITDKKISEYSDFWKNGSTLSTDEELRIRYDALKKFISFSDENLRIFCTNQVQDRMGPIVGSIDSLTPKFVKELFVQRGDLQSTFARFVESNAKVFGLVGAAGVGKTNAICSIALEWVEKTFVFFYNAVMINKSPIEHIAQDLNVFFSSKSDSDLILKKLNELGLFLNKNILLFIDAIDESTSPHISIELSEIALSVRNFEKIKICISCKSSDWSSMLEINGTPTHLFEELRKFHYPLVALGNKPGYLIDNFSYEEMEDVMPLYQSTFGFEGDLSKSVIDDLRNGFFLRIFSTVYSNRKVPERINDRNLIRDYLQQSLEKANINIRTGFRILSEIGKILISHQYKSFFRFGDEGINYDTLLDKLNFPLEETLPEGLFSRNILITTNRKESYNISFYYSKIRDYIICYHSFRLHELSDDEFYTIVELFYQNHIGESAISFYLDNAKESHKFVLAKFKRNKAIAYVSIYDSYLEENFKAFKQLFVPRTDGEIGIVFPINPKRDGYALYPLKSKSDQKIIYENLDNPFSNSYYDSRMFEIGVDTVHGSHSALLGPSQEKLAKKEIFKQLKKIIENGRISAYNSDILLMEQVSAIIYYYSAKLGFDTKRADFYFPRFDAIYPLDMLDVLTRVRRIRAIYYYERQGVSSKDLNTLVENALQNNIDFPRLNIVGDFPPFEELSKIVTILLKRGYRYFDKHHLPYPDRSIQESKKHLQRQPKNEISDTINSQFSTVQTKVYIECFFRHLERSYKEFVEFNFPKLKNGFNFYISMPHEYFFYMRESENSRWGQYAYRNSKDGQIKFHHKEYEPDKDVFEEDDVKVLYGFSFDSLIRVDYRNLVKTIDRLNTPKLDESCVIRSWIYKILKDDMRKMFKEHDESI; via the coding sequence ATGAACGAGGAGGAAATTAGAGGAAAAGTGCTTTTGCCATTTTTGAAAGACCTAGGTTTTGATCCTTCTGAAATTTCCCTAGAGGAGTCATTTACCATTAGGCTTGGAAAAAACCACCATATCATCCGAGGGCGCTACGACATTCTCTGCAAAAGAAATAATCAGAATCTTTTCATAATTGAATTAAAAAGCGATTCAATCGAAATATCACACGATGATATCGATCAAGGAATTTCATACGCGAGGATGCTGGTAGGCAATATCGCTCCATTTACCATTCTTACGAACGGAAAATCAACCAGAATTTTTGACTCAATATCCAGGCTAGAAATTACTGATAAGAAGATTTCAGAATATTCCGACTTTTGGAAAAACGGCTCAACGCTATCAACCGATGAAGAACTGAGAATAAGATACGATGCGTTAAAAAAATTTATCTCCTTTTCTGATGAAAACCTGAGGATTTTTTGTACAAATCAGGTACAGGACCGTATGGGTCCGATTGTAGGGAGCATTGATTCTCTTACACCCAAATTTGTAAAAGAGCTCTTTGTTCAAAGAGGCGATTTGCAATCCACATTCGCAAGATTCGTCGAATCGAATGCGAAAGTTTTTGGGTTGGTTGGTGCGGCAGGCGTGGGAAAGACGAATGCAATTTGTTCAATTGCACTTGAATGGGTCGAGAAAACATTCGTTTTTTTCTACAATGCAGTAATGATCAACAAATCTCCTATCGAGCATATCGCCCAGGATCTGAACGTCTTCTTTTCAAGTAAAAGTGACAGTGACTTAATTCTAAAAAAGCTTAACGAACTAGGCTTATTTCTAAATAAAAATATACTGCTATTTATTGATGCAATCGACGAAAGTACAAGCCCTCACATATCAATAGAACTGAGCGAAATCGCATTAAGTGTCAGAAACTTTGAAAAAATTAAAATTTGTATAAGCTGCAAGTCGAGCGATTGGTCATCAATGCTCGAAATTAATGGGACGCCCACCCACCTATTTGAAGAGCTAAGGAAGTTCCACTATCCGCTCGTAGCACTTGGTAACAAACCGGGGTATCTTATTGATAATTTCAGTTATGAAGAGATGGAAGATGTTATGCCTTTGTACCAAAGCACTTTTGGTTTCGAAGGAGATCTTTCAAAAAGTGTAATAGACGATTTGAGAAATGGCTTTTTTTTGCGAATATTTAGCACCGTATATAGTAATCGTAAAGTACCAGAAAGGATAAATGATAGAAACTTGATAAGAGATTATTTACAGCAATCCCTTGAAAAGGCAAATATTAATATTCGGACTGGTTTTAGGATTCTTTCAGAGATTGGTAAAATATTAATTAGCCATCAATACAAAAGTTTTTTTCGGTTCGGTGATGAGGGTATAAACTACGATACGTTGCTTGATAAATTAAACTTTCCACTGGAAGAAACCTTACCAGAAGGCCTATTTTCGCGAAACATTTTAATCACAACAAACAGAAAAGAATCCTATAATATATCTTTTTATTATTCAAAAATAAGAGATTATATTATTTGTTATCATTCTTTTAGGTTACACGAACTTAGTGATGACGAATTTTACACAATCGTTGAGTTATTTTATCAAAACCATATTGGTGAAAGCGCAATAAGTTTTTATTTAGATAATGCTAAGGAAAGTCATAAATTCGTTCTTGCTAAATTCAAAAGAAATAAAGCGATAGCTTATGTATCAATCTATGATTCATATTTAGAGGAAAATTTCAAAGCGTTCAAGCAGCTCTTTGTTCCAAGAACCGACGGTGAGATTGGAATTGTCTTTCCGATAAACCCAAAAAGAGATGGATATGCATTGTATCCATTGAAATCTAAGAGCGACCAGAAGATTATTTATGAAAATTTAGACAATCCGTTTTCGAACTCCTATTATGATAGCCGCATGTTTGAGATAGGAGTTGATACTGTTCATGGAAGTCATTCCGCACTATTAGGGCCAAGTCAAGAAAAGCTTGCCAAAAAAGAGATTTTTAAACAACTGAAGAAGATTATAGAAAACGGCCGTATCAGTGCATATAATTCCGATATATTGTTGATGGAGCAAGTATCTGCAATTATTTACTATTACTCTGCAAAACTAGGGTTTGACACAAAGAGAGCCGACTTCTATTTTCCTAGATTCGATGCAATTTATCCTCTCGATATGCTTGATGTACTCACCAGAGTACGCAGAATTAGAGCTATTTACTATTATGAGAGACAAGGCGTTTCATCAAAAGATCTTAACACTTTGGTAGAAAACGCGCTGCAAAATAATATAGATTTTCCCAGATTAAATATTGTCGGAGATTTTCCGCCATTTGAAGAGCTTTCAAAAATAGTTACAATCTTATTGAAAAGGGGCTATCGATATTTCGATAAACACCATCTGCCCTATCCGGACAGATCAATACAGGAATCAAAAAAACATCTTCAACGGCAGCCTAAGAACGAGATTTCCGATACGATAAACTCTCAGTTCAGTACTGTACAAACGAAAGTATATATCGAATGCTTTTTTAGACATTTGGAACGGTCTTACAAGGAATTTGTTGAATTCAATTTCCCTAAACTTAAAAATGGGTTTAATTTTTATATTTCGATGCCGCACGAGTATTTTTTTTACATGAGGGAATCAGAAAATTCTAGATGGGGCCAGTATGCTTATCGTAATAGCAAAGACGGTCAAATTAAATTCCATCATAAAGAATATGAGCCGGATAAAGATGTGTTTGAGGAAGACGATGTAAAGGTTCTTTATGGATTTTCATTCGATAGCCTTATTCGTGTGGATTACAGAAACTTGGTTAAGACAATTGATAGATTAAATACACCTAAACTTGATGAGTCCTGTGTTATCAGAAGTTGGATTTACAAAATTCTGAAAGATGATATGAGAAAAATGTTTAAGGAACATGATGAGAGTATTTAG
- a CDS encoding helix-turn-helix domain-containing protein — protein sequence MAHTTSNPKIHEGRNLKRFREMMAVKQDALAFELGEDWNQQKISLLEQKEKIDSDILEQVAAILKIPAEAIRNFDEQQAINIISNNTFDNCVQPASVFNNSTIHPIDKMIQLHEEKIALYERMLKEKEEMMGRLERLIGRH from the coding sequence ATGGCACATACTACTTCCAATCCAAAGATCCACGAAGGCCGTAACTTAAAGAGATTCAGGGAAATGATGGCTGTAAAACAAGATGCGCTCGCGTTTGAGCTCGGTGAAGACTGGAACCAGCAAAAGATCTCGCTACTCGAACAAAAAGAAAAGATTGATTCCGACATTTTGGAACAAGTTGCGGCGATTCTCAAAATTCCGGCTGAGGCGATTCGGAATTTTGATGAACAACAGGCTATCAACATTATATCAAATAACACTTTCGATAATTGTGTTCAACCAGCCTCGGTTTTTAATAACTCTACAATCCACCCAATCGACAAAATGATTCAGCTTCATGAGGAGAAGATTGCTTTGTATGAGCGGATGTTGAAGGAGAAGGAGGAGATGATGGGAAGGTTGGAGCGATTGATTGGTAGACACTGA
- a CDS encoding MerR family DNA-binding protein — translation MLRTRERLFQIKRIKSFGFTLNETADFLTMIENKEASCGNVSAKISEKVSLIDQKIMQLIELRALMQLGVQNCLTCCTPEDDRENCPMLTTDLISERM, via the coding sequence ATACTCCGAACACGTGAGAGATTATTTCAGATCAAACGAATTAAAAGCTTTGGTTTCACGCTAAACGAAACGGCAGACTTTTTAACGATGATCGAAAATAAGGAGGCTTCCTGCGGTAATGTTTCGGCGAAGATTTCTGAAAAAGTAAGTCTGATCGATCAAAAAATTATGCAGCTCATCGAACTCAGGGCTCTAATGCAGTTAGGCGTACAAAATTGCCTGACCTGCTGCACGCCGGAAGATGACCGTGAAAATTGCCCCATGCTCACGACCGACCTTATATCTGAAAGAATGTAG
- a CDS encoding MerR family DNA-binding transcriptional regulator codes for MLIGELSKQTDLSRDTIRFYEKQGLIAVGRKERRFNNYKEYSEHVRDYFRSNELKALVSR; via the coding sequence ATGCTGATTGGAGAATTATCTAAGCAAACCGATTTATCCCGCGACACAATTCGCTTTTACGAAAAGCAGGGACTAATCGCTGTAGGTCGAAAAGAGAGACGATTCAATAACTACAAAGAATACTCCGAACACGTGAGAGATTATTTCAGATCAAACGAATTAAAAGCTTTGGTTTCACGCTAA
- a CDS encoding thioredoxin family protein yields the protein MKRSFFLLAIISFFTLGAFTYEPGYQVGDKAMNFSLKNVNGKIISLGEDKSAKGYVVVFTCNTCPVAQAYEQRVVDLNTQFAPKGYPVIAINANDAQLSPGDSYDEMKKRSSEKKYAFPYLIDETQEVAKTYGAKHTPTVFVVQRQESDFIIKYIGAIDNNAQDGERASQKYVQNAVNALLADKPVAIPTAKAIGCGIKWKKA from the coding sequence ATGAAAAGATCATTCTTTTTACTGGCAATCATATCATTTTTTACGCTGGGCGCATTTACATATGAGCCTGGCTATCAGGTTGGAGACAAGGCCATGAATTTTTCGTTGAAGAATGTCAACGGCAAAATCATCTCGCTTGGTGAGGACAAAAGCGCAAAAGGGTACGTTGTCGTGTTTACCTGCAATACTTGCCCTGTTGCGCAAGCCTACGAACAACGGGTGGTTGATCTTAATACGCAATTTGCGCCAAAAGGCTATCCTGTCATTGCCATCAATGCCAATGATGCACAACTCTCACCAGGTGACAGTTATGATGAAATGAAAAAAAGATCCAGCGAGAAAAAGTACGCTTTCCCTTATCTGATTGATGAAACCCAAGAAGTGGCTAAAACATACGGTGCTAAGCACACTCCAACTGTTTTTGTTGTCCAGCGGCAGGAAAGTGATTTCATCATCAAGTACATCGGGGCAATTGACAATAACGCCCAAGATGGAGAACGGGCGAGTCAAAAGTACGTTCAGAACGCAGTGAACGCATTATTGGCTGATAAGCCCGTAGCCATTCCGACGGCGAAAGCAATCGGTTGTGGTATCAAGTGGAAAAAGGCATAA
- a CDS encoding DUF4385 domain-containing protein, whose amino-acid sequence MADKPSYLDFNNQAYEWKPDIDYKKQPELYRVGKGEQGVLICEPYKSEIGKHWRFKTKAIAEESSNKIYELFLAYLKGDDFVGADMARKYLQMGFTRARRYANYKGGKKYDKDNDYALLEKGTGQQEKAEAAAIFYSKWKKAESNEQYTQLKKEWKSKLG is encoded by the coding sequence ATGGCAGATAAACCGTCTTACCTGGATTTCAATAATCAAGCTTACGAGTGGAAGCCTGATATCGATTACAAAAAACAGCCGGAACTTTATCGGGTTGGAAAAGGTGAGCAGGGTGTATTGATTTGTGAACCTTACAAATCCGAAATAGGAAAACATTGGCGATTCAAAACAAAGGCAATTGCTGAGGAAAGCAGCAACAAAATTTATGAACTGTTTTTGGCTTATCTAAAAGGTGACGATTTTGTGGGAGCAGATATGGCTCGTAAATATTTACAAATGGGGTTTACCAGGGCGCGGCGTTACGCCAATTATAAAGGAGGAAAGAAATACGATAAAGACAACGATTATGCGCTGCTCGAAAAAGGCACCGGGCAACAAGAGAAAGCGGAGGCTGCTGCGATATTTTATTCCAAATGGAAGAAGGCAGAAAGCAATGAACAGTATACGCAATTGAAAAAAGAATGGAAAAGCAAACTGGGCTGA
- a CDS encoding T9SS type A sorting domain-containing protein, giving the protein MLKLYALLSLIILLSFSNVSAQSPNILINNDNFSWSGCLGSTYRLPIITTGTFAAGNKFSVLVRKSSSPAVIKEIAAVLNDGFLEFVFSDSLLFANTDLQLKAVSSAPKVESAWSNRLAINSKGTITLNNATISDTLNKFDQVNIKFTGYGAGQINVTLDDSSHFSIYPNGLNFVSEQPLRVSKTEPYKIAHAENVCGAMKVSGSYLAKINSTSVRTISFAPQSVCENGEVNVTISTSGTSLTAQTKFKLRFTEAIFNEKPKVAEVAATLSNNVLTAKVPAQFGVETLNEVYIQVVTDNPATVSSRTSERLFIWASPSAYFNTQSSTINFGEPVQLDVRVKGIPPFTAELTNGATVSSPNSSLQFYSVPMKDESYTLKSMSSGCGKTEIKDIQTVEIKVRPGIRIDEDKTPQILCAGGKGKIKFSSNASLTEATRFSIRMTNGVTGETSILPASRSGDFLEVTLPQNAQGYRSYVYQIITNNPAMESQQSHFITGQTIPDAQFSGYNFKYNYDIPSDAKLSYILTGGAPYSVEYADGSVVTYPNDGDIITQEMFLKETTVFKIKSISNTCFKNENVRSARLTVTPSQNPGIYLEPVKRAICNNDSLEIVFGTVGTFNSGNKFTIQGHTNYSELQNIITVDHAGKFKIKMTTQSFYEANAGIRIASTNPVLFTEIRPFSVQEKPTNFSVYPPSKPEDPYRILETDVQPRLTFSSTSPSISKIVYTENGVEKTFSNLDPTPTAVYMPISPKSGELTTYEIKSATNVCGTADVNLKTYVAKMPYRISISIYNSMLKFCAGTPIQMPFGILEGTASDATFSLQMGSEGSSDYQTLVSGVKDRILKGVIPATTPAGPYYVRIVSSDGSISDLLHITITTPPTATLRAQDQSGPILVNAGEPVRLELILTGTSPWETTWTDGRFNLFSSDNLQIVDVRPSRKQEFAISSVSNECGYGTTSGSVAVSVKPKLIVSSSSSSVCEGSKFKLNYELLGEVDMADDYIRFLLVNQSTGAIQTLDSVKTVSGTINLQIPKVLPGSFYELRVTARKYSLFELVPVYVAILPDLTIKGNTTINSGESAQLALKSNRQNFESVQYTLSDGTTGNATGSLGAVSYVRVSPKQTTTYTLTSVTNACGAGQVRGSAVVEVNPPATRTVSVTNWSSLTSAGFCTEDTISVEYKTTGTFSADNKMTVQISDTTGRNWRNIVTTGAGNPLTATLPLDLFPDKQYSLRIVASDGGTASGAYEYPLTAGKKARAKFATESVIYDGKTNPRVKVLLEGGAPWTYHYGTSVQDLYRRTSNPVDEIELYNASANQFYMLFQVYNSCGTGIIDNPATVRIEVITATEPQANYLKVTVSPNPTQDFLQLAFESGEEKRIQLIDLNGRTLRTFSTKQLTETMDLQMLSVGIYILNIDSKGKKSTFKVVKR; this is encoded by the coding sequence ATGTTGAAACTTTACGCATTATTAAGCTTAATTATTTTATTATCCTTCTCAAACGTTTCTGCCCAATCCCCCAATATTCTCATCAATAACGACAACTTTTCATGGTCGGGTTGCCTGGGAAGCACTTATCGGTTGCCGATAATAACTACCGGCACTTTTGCCGCCGGAAATAAATTTTCTGTTCTGGTTCGCAAATCTTCTTCTCCGGCAGTAATCAAAGAAATTGCAGCGGTGCTGAATGATGGCTTTTTGGAATTTGTGTTTTCGGATTCACTGCTTTTCGCAAATACTGATTTACAACTGAAAGCAGTATCCTCAGCTCCCAAAGTGGAAAGCGCGTGGTCCAACAGGCTTGCCATTAATAGTAAAGGCACCATTACATTGAACAACGCGACCATTTCCGACACATTGAATAAGTTTGACCAGGTCAACATCAAATTTACCGGTTACGGTGCTGGTCAGATTAATGTAACGCTGGATGATAGCAGCCACTTTTCCATTTATCCGAATGGGCTAAACTTTGTATCAGAACAACCGCTTCGAGTTTCGAAAACTGAGCCTTACAAAATTGCGCATGCTGAAAACGTGTGCGGCGCCATGAAGGTAAGTGGAAGTTATCTGGCGAAGATCAACAGCACTTCGGTCAGGACGATTTCATTTGCACCGCAATCGGTTTGTGAAAATGGGGAGGTGAATGTTACGATTTCAACTTCGGGAACTTCCCTAACCGCTCAGACAAAATTTAAGCTACGATTTACGGAGGCTATTTTCAACGAAAAACCTAAAGTAGCAGAAGTCGCAGCGACGCTCAGCAATAATGTACTTACCGCGAAAGTTCCGGCCCAATTCGGAGTTGAAACTTTGAATGAAGTTTACATTCAGGTTGTTACCGACAATCCAGCCACTGTAAGTTCGCGTACGAGTGAAAGGTTATTCATTTGGGCATCACCCTCGGCTTATTTCAATACGCAAAGCAGCACTATTAATTTTGGAGAACCGGTCCAGCTGGATGTTCGGGTAAAAGGTATACCTCCATTTACGGCTGAACTAACCAATGGTGCCACGGTGAGCTCACCCAATTCCTCGCTTCAATTCTATTCGGTTCCGATGAAAGACGAATCTTACACATTGAAATCAATGTCATCGGGCTGCGGGAAAACAGAAATAAAGGACATTCAGACCGTCGAGATTAAGGTCCGGCCCGGCATCCGGATCGATGAAGACAAGACACCTCAAATCTTATGCGCTGGCGGGAAAGGCAAGATCAAGTTTTCATCGAATGCATCGCTGACCGAGGCGACGCGATTTTCCATCAGAATGACTAATGGTGTAACGGGCGAAACGTCGATCCTGCCTGCGTCGCGATCGGGTGATTTTCTGGAAGTGACGCTGCCACAAAACGCGCAGGGATACAGAAGTTATGTTTACCAGATTATCACTAATAATCCGGCTATGGAGTCTCAGCAATCGCATTTTATCACCGGCCAGACAATTCCTGATGCACAGTTTTCAGGATATAATTTTAAATACAATTATGACATTCCTTCCGACGCAAAACTCAGTTATATTCTCACTGGCGGTGCTCCTTATTCGGTGGAATATGCGGATGGTTCGGTTGTGACATATCCCAATGACGGCGACATTATAACGCAGGAAATGTTTTTGAAAGAGACTACTGTTTTTAAAATCAAGTCGATAAGCAATACTTGTTTCAAAAATGAGAATGTAAGATCGGCCCGTTTGACAGTAACGCCTTCACAAAATCCCGGCATTTACCTCGAACCTGTGAAAAGGGCGATTTGCAATAATGATAGTCTAGAAATTGTTTTTGGAACCGTGGGCACATTCAATTCTGGCAATAAGTTTACTATTCAGGGACACACTAATTACTCTGAACTTCAAAACATCATTACCGTAGACCATGCTGGAAAATTTAAAATAAAAATGACTACGCAATCCTTTTATGAAGCGAATGCAGGCATACGGATCGCTTCAACAAACCCTGTACTATTTACAGAAATACGTCCATTCAGCGTTCAGGAGAAGCCTACAAATTTTTCTGTTTACCCGCCGTCCAAACCAGAAGACCCATATAGGATCCTGGAAACGGATGTTCAGCCCCGTTTGACTTTCTCATCGACTTCTCCTTCTATCTCAAAAATTGTTTACACTGAAAACGGGGTGGAAAAAACTTTTAGCAACCTTGATCCAACTCCAACTGCAGTATACATGCCTATTTCGCCAAAATCGGGCGAGCTTACGACTTACGAAATCAAATCGGCAACTAATGTATGCGGAACCGCGGATGTAAATTTAAAAACCTACGTTGCCAAAATGCCTTACCGGATATCCATTTCGATATATAACAGCATGCTGAAATTCTGTGCAGGCACTCCGATTCAAATGCCTTTCGGCATCCTGGAAGGTACCGCCTCCGATGCCACATTTTCACTACAAATGGGCAGTGAAGGTTCTTCGGACTATCAAACATTGGTCAGTGGAGTGAAAGACCGGATTTTGAAAGGCGTTATCCCGGCAACAACGCCGGCAGGCCCTTATTACGTCAGAATTGTTTCTTCGGATGGGAGTATTTCCGATTTGCTGCACATTACTATTACAACACCACCTACTGCGACCTTGCGGGCACAAGACCAAAGCGGGCCCATATTGGTCAATGCTGGCGAACCCGTGCGCCTGGAACTGATCCTGACCGGCACTTCGCCATGGGAAACTACTTGGACCGATGGCAGATTCAACCTTTTTTCGTCAGATAATCTGCAAATAGTGGATGTGCGCCCAAGCAGAAAGCAAGAGTTCGCAATTAGCTCAGTAAGTAATGAATGCGGATATGGTACTACATCGGGCTCCGTGGCCGTTTCGGTGAAGCCAAAACTTATCGTGTCTTCCTCATCGAGCAGTGTATGCGAAGGCAGTAAGTTTAAGCTAAATTACGAACTGCTCGGCGAAGTGGACATGGCTGACGACTATATTCGTTTTCTGCTTGTTAACCAAAGTACCGGAGCCATACAGACGCTGGATTCTGTGAAAACCGTTTCAGGAACAATTAACCTGCAAATACCAAAAGTGCTGCCAGGAAGCTTTTATGAGTTGCGTGTTACCGCCAGGAAGTATTCTCTATTCGAACTGGTACCTGTTTACGTGGCCATTCTTCCAGATCTTACAATAAAAGGAAACACAACGATCAATAGCGGGGAAAGCGCACAGCTGGCACTAAAATCCAACAGGCAAAATTTTGAAAGCGTCCAATATACACTGTCAGACGGCACGACCGGTAACGCCACGGGATCGCTTGGGGCGGTGTCTTATGTACGGGTTTCTCCAAAGCAAACCACCACATATACGCTTACATCTGTGACAAATGCCTGTGGAGCAGGCCAGGTGAGGGGGTCGGCTGTTGTGGAAGTGAACCCTCCCGCGACAAGGACGGTGAGCGTGACCAACTGGTCATCCCTAACCAGTGCCGGATTCTGTACCGAGGATACGATCAGCGTTGAATATAAAACGACCGGAACATTTTCAGCCGACAACAAAATGACAGTCCAGATTTCGGATACAACAGGACGCAACTGGCGGAACATTGTGACCACGGGAGCGGGAAATCCTTTGACAGCCACACTTCCTTTAGACTTGTTTCCAGACAAACAATACAGCTTACGAATTGTAGCGTCGGACGGCGGCACGGCCAGCGGCGCCTACGAATATCCACTTACGGCGGGCAAAAAGGCGAGAGCGAAATTCGCCACGGAATCCGTTATTTATGACGGCAAGACCAATCCACGTGTTAAGGTTTTGCTGGAAGGCGGTGCGCCGTGGACTTATCATTATGGAACTTCTGTTCAGGACCTGTATCGTCGGACATCCAACCCTGTCGATGAGATTGAGCTATATAATGCCTCGGCAAATCAATTTTACATGTTGTTTCAAGTTTACAATAGTTGCGGTACGGGTATTATTGATAATCCGGCAACTGTCAGGATTGAAGTAATCACAGCCACAGAACCCCAAGCGAACTACCTAAAAGTCACCGTTTCACCGAATCCTACACAGGATTTCCTTCAACTTGCGTTTGAGTCGGGTGAAGAAAAGCGCATCCAGTTAATCGATCTGAATGGCCGTACACTTCGCACTTTTTCCACAAAGCAATTGACTGAAACTATGGACCTTCAAATGCTTTCTGTCGGGATCTATATTTTAAACATTGATTCAAAAGGTAAAAAAAGCACATTCAAGGTCGTGAAAAGATGA
- a CDS encoding nuclear transport factor 2 family protein has translation MKKITSIQFIIILLFVASLYVAAISKETQPLAIDHAKEQTQILQLIDTESKAFWDKEYDKWAACWVHAPYIRTMGWWKDGGVTVVKGWEERDSRTKGYMKDFPKPNPQNVRRENINVRIFKDAAWVTFDQYGTDTGEPLLDMPGLSRETRFLEKHNGQWKIAYAGWLLEGNKQ, from the coding sequence ATGAAGAAAATTACAAGCATCCAATTCATTATCATTCTACTCTTTGTAGCCAGTCTGTACGTGGCGGCTATCAGCAAGGAAACACAACCCCTGGCAATTGACCACGCCAAAGAGCAGACACAGATTTTACAGCTGATCGACACAGAGTCCAAAGCCTTCTGGGACAAGGAATATGACAAGTGGGCAGCTTGCTGGGTACATGCACCTTATATCCGTACAATGGGCTGGTGGAAAGATGGCGGGGTTACCGTAGTTAAAGGATGGGAGGAAAGAGATAGTAGAACCAAAGGGTACATGAAGGACTTTCCTAAGCCCAACCCACAGAATGTTCGGCGTGAAAACATCAATGTCAGAATCTTTAAGGATGCCGCCTGGGTCACTTTTGATCAGTATGGTACGGATACAGGAGAGCCGTTATTGGATATGCCTGGGCTCAGCCGGGAAACCCGTTTTCTGGAAAAACACAACGGGCAGTGGAAAATTGCATATGCAGGCTGGCTACTGGAAGGTAACAAGCAATAA